In Macadamia integrifolia cultivar HAES 741 unplaced genomic scaffold, SCU_Mint_v3 scaffold890, whole genome shotgun sequence, one DNA window encodes the following:
- the LOC122070324 gene encoding sugar transport protein 5-like, translating to MPSDILADDNGAGNEKLTASMVMVCIVAASAGMLFGYDVGVSGGVVTTKPFLEKFFPDVLRRKAMEANKITYCTYNNKLLTFFTSSLYLAALFSSLVAGRFSADWGRKATLVAGGLIFLAGTAVICAAMNLAMLIVGRLFVGFGIGFSNQAAPIYLSEMAPTKWRGAFATGFDFFVCIGVVTACTVNYLVNRLKVEWSWRLCLGLAGVPAIIMTIAAFFIPDTTVSLVQRGRVGEAWETLSQVRGVDSDVETELTDIFNNSQAAAEKSGFCSQYRKIFQRQYRPHLVLTAAVMMFQQLTGVNMTAFYGPIIAQTIGVKHDSALVGAAIMGAINLAFVLISCFMVDRVGRRILFTIGGINLCISQVGMACMLAAKVGASDNEPLTKETAKAIMVWMSLYSAGFGYSWGPLAFLIPSEVLPIEVRPAGNGIGISINFLVTFVVAQTFVSMLCHLKFAVFLLYAACIVIMTLFILLFLPETKGIPLESMGPVWEKHWYWGRFVQSKIQNKRDISMGTIMEY from the exons aTGCCTTCAGACATTTTGGCTGATGATAATGGTGCCGGCAACGAGAAGCTAACGGCGTCGATGGTGATGGTTTGCATAGTAGCAGCCTCTGCTGGTATGCTCTTCGGATACGACGTTGGTGTTTCAG GTGGGGTGGTGACAACGAAACCGTTCCTGGAGAAGTTCTTTCCGGATGTGCTGAGGAGGAAGGCGATGGAGGCAAACAAGATCACCTACTGCACGTACAATAACAAATTGCTTACATTTTTCACTTCCTCACTCTACTTGGCGGCCTTGTTTTCGTCCCTCGTGGCCGGTCGGTTCAGCGCAGATTGGGGACGAAAGGCGACGTTGGTGGCCGGTGGATTGATCTTCCTGGCTGGCACCGCAGTCATTTGTGCTGCCATGAACTTGGCGATGCTCATCGTTGGCCGTCTTTTTGTCGGTTTTGGGATCGGTTTCTCAAACCAG GCAGCACCAATATATCTCTCCGAAATGGCTCCTACAAAGTGGCGTGGAGCCTTTGCCACAGGGTTCGATTTCTTCGTGTGCATCGGTGTGGTAACTGCATGCACCGTCAACTACTTAGTAAATCGACTCAAAGTGGAATGGTCTTGGCGTCTCTGTCTCGGTCTTGCCGGAGTGCCGGCGATCATCATGACAATAGCAGCCTTCTTCATCCCAGACACAACCGTGAGCTTGGTCCAACGAGGCAGGGTAGGGGAGGCTTGGGAGACACTGAGTCAAGTCAGAGGAGTTGACTCAGACGTGGAAACCGAGTTAACAGATATCTTCAATAACAGCCAAGCAGCTGCAGAGAAATCCGGGTTTTGTAGTCAGTACAGGAAGATATTCCAGAGACAGTATAGGCCGCATTTGGTGTTGACGGCGGCGGTGATGATGTTTCAGCAACTgacaggtgtcaatatgacggCGTTCTATGGGCCGATAATAGCCCAAACAATTGGGGTTAAGCATGACTCTGCTTTGGTCGGAGCTGCCATTATGGGTGCAATCAACCTCGCTTTCGTCTTGATTTCTTGTTTCATGGTTGACCGAGTTGGCCGGAGGATTTTGTTTACTATTGGTGGGATCAATTTGTGCATTTCCCAG GTAGGAATGGCTTGCATGCTTGCAGCCAAAGTAGGGGCATCCGACAATGAACCCCTCACAAAGGAAACTGCAAAGGCAATAATGGTGTGGATGAGTTTATACTCTGCTGGATTTGGTTACTCATGGGGTCCCCTTGCCTTTCTAATTCCTAGTGAAGTCTTACCAATAGAAGTCCGGCCGGCCGGCAATGGCATCGGTATCTCTATCAACTTCTTGGTCACCTTTGTGGTAGCTCAAACGTTTGTGTCCATGCTTTGCCACTTGAAGTTTGCTGTGTTCTTACTTTATGCTGCATGTATTGTGATTATGACCTTGTTTATATTACTGTTCCTTCCTGAGACCAAAGGGATTCCTTTGGAATCAATGGGGCCTGTATGGGAGAAGCATTGGTACTGGGGAAGGTTCGTACAAAGTAAGATTCAGAACAAGAGAGACATATCCATGGGAACAATTATGGAGTATTAA
- the LOC122070327 gene encoding uncharacterized protein LOC122070327 produces MVSFQTPVSPNQRKMIPQIENSPKKRRWEEVEEAKEDLEKNSRRTSKLFDIELHLEQKPLPSEWQRCLDIQSGKIHFYNTRTQKKTSMDPRQCPEAYGDSSPKHMSLDLELNLAYDQSLKTHSDDNWAKREPVYRSTGSELSTELDQPEMVAAVCRRCHMLVMLCKSSPVCPSCKFLHPPDQGVPTLFKRHRLLCARTN; encoded by the exons ATGGTTTCATTTCAAACCCCAGTTTCTCCAAATCAGAGAAAAATGATTCCTCAGATTGAGAATTCACCAAAAAAGAGGAGATGGGAAGAggtagaagaagccaaagaggATCTCGAGAAGAATTCAAGAAGGACATCAAAACTGTTTGATATTGAGCTCCACCTTGAACAGAAGCCCTTGCCTTCTGAGTGGCAAAGATGCCTCGATATCCAG TCAGGGAAGATACACTTCTACAACACAAGGACCCAGAAGAAAACCTCTATGGATCCAAGGCAATGTCCAGAGGCATATGGTGATAGTAGTCCCAAACATATGAGCTTAGACTTGGAACTCAACCTAGCTTATGACCAATCACTCAAGACCCATTCGGATGATAATTGGGCTAAACGTGAACCGGTTTATAGATCGACCGGTTCGGAGCTATCGACGGAGCTTGATCAGCCGGAGATGGTGGCAGCTGTGTGCCGGCGGTGTCACATGTTAGTTATGTTGTGCAAGTCGTCCCCTGTATGCCCCAGCTGCAAATTCTTGCACCCACCTGACCAAGGTGTTCCAACCCTGTTCAAAAGGCATAGACTGTTGTGTGCAAGGACTAATTGA